The Phyllopteryx taeniolatus isolate TA_2022b chromosome 14, UOR_Ptae_1.2, whole genome shotgun sequence genome has a window encoding:
- the LOC133488788 gene encoding rap guanine nucleotide exchange factor 4-like isoform X1 — MVALQASPNLSPSAEWICCLDKRPSERSGEDVDIILTRLKEVKAFTKFPPPLLVQICTCAFYECLEKGITLFRQGDIGTSWYAVLSGSLDVKVSETANHQDAVTICTLGIGTAFGESILDNTPRHATIISRETSELLRIEQREFKTLWEKHRQSLAGLLAPPYGAMESGSNNDRLADKDRMNSDSANKTHNKIPTEKLQRAGKVLRNAILSRAPHMIRDRKYHLKTYRQCCVGTELVDWLVLQSACVLTRSHAVGMWQALLEDQVLSHVDQELGFQDKYLFYRFLDDEEEDTPLPSEEEKRESEEELPETILFLAQIGPDALLRMILRKSPGQRTGDDLEIIYDELLHIKALDHLSNTVKRELASVVIFESHAKAGTVLFNQGEEGTSWYIIQKGSVNVVIYGKGVVCTLHEGDDFGKLALVTDSPRAASIVLREDNCHFLRVDKEDFNRILRDVEANTVRLKEHEQAVLVLEKSPRATTLGSIKYTVISGTPEKILEHFLETMRMDIHHSEPDPAVDDFVLMHCVFMPNSQLCSLLMAHYHAASPPGSEQERLEHALNCKRRALILALRWANTHTFLLLEEPAAILFLEELFGSVSNDSRMLRALKDLLPDLDKVVKLHSEEAKSTKKKTLIRQFSNGEERLQKKQPIRNQDDILLKVYCSDHTYTTVRVAVAATGRELICAVADKLGSTDELVLVHLSSAGEKQILKPNDVSVFSTLSINGRLFACAREQLSSLTPLTDQEGPSAGSMSTFELMSSKDLAYQMTMFDWELFSCVHEHELLYNTFGRQSFRRTTANLDLFLRRFNQVQLWVVTEVCLCAQLSKRVQLLKKFIKIAAHCREFKNLNAFFAIIMGMTNPAVNRLSQTWEKLPTKFKKFYAEFESMMDPSRNHRSYRLTVTKLEPPIIPFMPLLLKDMTFTHEGNKTFIDSMVNFEKMRIIANTIRQVRHCRSQPFNPDICQPNKNQAEVRGYVRKLCVIDNQRALTQLSYRLEPRRT, encoded by the exons atggtcGCGTTGCAAGCGTCACCCAACCTGTCTCCATCGGCCGAGTGGATCTGCTGTCTGGACAAGAG gccCTCGGAGCGCTCAGGAGAGGATGTGGATATTATTCTGACCAGACTGAAAGAAGTTAAAGCCTTTACCAAGTTTCCACCTCCACTCTTGGTGCAGATCTGCACCTGTGCCTTCTATGAATGTCTGGAGAAAGGCATCACAT TGTTTCGACAAGGAGACATTGGCACCAGCTGGTATGCCGTTCTGTCTGGCTCTCTGGATGTCAAAGTGTCAGAAACGGCCAACCACCAG GATGCAGTCACCATCTGTACACTGGGGATCGGGACGGCCTTTGGAGAGTCCATCCTGGACAACACGCCGCGTCACGCGACCATCATCAGCAGAGAGACCAGCGAGCTACTTCGAATTGAACAGAGGGAGTTTAAGACCCTCTGGGAG AAGCATCGTCAGAGCCTGGCTGGACTGTTGGCCCCTCCTTATGGTGCAATGGAGAGTGGATCCAACAATGACA gacttGCAGACAAAGACCGCATGAACTCAGACTCTGCAAACAAAACTCACAATAAG ATTCCCACAGAGAAGCTACAGAGAGCGGGTAAGGTTCTCCGCAACGCCATCCTGTCCAGAGCCCCTCACATGATACGCGACAGGAAATATCACCTCAAGACGTACAG ACAATGCTGTGTGGGCACAGAGCTGGTGGACTGGCTTGTGCTGCAGAGTGCATGTGTTCTCACTCGTTCCCATGCTGTTGGCATGTGGCAGGCACTGCTTGAAGATCAGGTGCTGAGTCACG TGGACCAGGAGCTGGGTTTCCAGGACAAGTACCTGTTCTACCGCTTTCTCGATGACGAAGAAGAGGACACGCCGTTGCCAAGTGAGGAGGAGAAGCGGGAGAGTGAAGAGGAACTGCCAGAGACCATTCTCTTCCTCGCTCAGATTGGACCAGATGCACTGCTGCGCATGATCCTCAGGAAGTC GCCGGGTCAGAGGACAGGCGATGACCTAGAGATCATCTATGATGAGCTGCTTCACATCAAGGCCTTAGATCACCTCTCCAACACT GTGAAGAGGGAACTGGCGAGTGTTGTCATCTTCGAGTCACACGCTAAAGCCGGGACTGTGT TGTTCaaccaaggagaagaaggcaCATCGTGGTACATCATCCAGAAGGGCTCCGTCAATGTGGTTATCTATGGCAAG ggggTGGTGTGTACGCTCCATGAGGGTGACGACTTTGGAAAGTTGGCCCTGGTTACAGATTCACCTCGTGCTGCCTCCATTGTCCTGAGAGAGGACAACTGCCACTTCCTTCGTGTAGACAAGGAGGATTTCAACAGGATTCTCAGG GATGTGGAGGCCAATACAGTGCGTTTGAAAGAGCACGAACAAGCTGTGCTGGTCTTAGAGAAGAGTCCTCGAGCCACCACCCTTGGAAGCATCAA GTACACTGTGATCTCAGGCACTCCAGAGAAGATTCTTGAGCACTTTTTGGAGACCATGAGAATGGACATACATCACAGTGAACCAG ACCCAGCAGTGGACGATTTTGTCCTCATGCACTGTGTCTTCATGCCCAACAGCCAGCTGTGCTCGCTACTCATGGCACA CTACCATGCTGCCTCCCCGCCCGGCTCAGAACAGGAGAGGTTGGAGCATGCGCTCAACTGTAAGAGGAGGGCTCTCATTCTGGCTCTGCGCtgggcaaacacacacacattcctccTACTGGAGGAGCCTGCTGCAATTTTGTTCCTCGAG GAGTTATTTGGAAGTGTATCAAATGATTCACGGATGCTCAGAGCATTGAAAGATCTGCTTCCTGACCTGGACAAAGTTGTCaaactaca CTCAGAGGAAGCCAAGTCCACAAAAAAG AAGACTTTAATACGGCAGTTTAGCAATGGGGAAGAGAGGCTGCAGAAGAAACAGCCCATTAGAAATCAAGATGACA TCCTTTTGAAGGTGTACTGCAGTGATCACACATACACCACGGTTCGAGTTGCCGTGGCAGCGACGGGGAGAGAACTGATATGCGCCGTGGCTGACAAACTTGGTTCCACTGACGAGCTCGTGCTGGTTCACCTCAGCTCTGCCGGCG AGAAACAAATCCTGAAACCTAATGATGTGTCCGTGTTTTCCACTCTGAGCATCAACGGGCGATTATTTGCTTGTGCACGAGAGCAACTCAGTAGTCTG ACTCCTCTTACAGACCAAGAGGGACCTTCTGCAGGTTCTATGTCCACTTTTGAGCTGATGAGTTCGAAGGATCTCGCCTATCAAATGACAATGTTTGATTGGGAGCTCTTCAGCTGTGTGCACGAG CACGAACTGCTCTATAACACGTTCGGCCGCCAGAGCTTCAGAAGAACCACAGCCAACCTGGACCTCTTTCTGCGAAGGTTCAACCAGGTTCAGCTGTGGGTGGTCACTGAGGTGTGCCTCTGTGCACAGCTCAGCAAGAGGGTTCAGCTCCTCAAGAAGTTCATCAAGATAGCTGCACA TTGTCGGGAGTTTAAGAACCTGAATGCATTCTTTGCCATCATAATGGGTATGACCAACCCTGCTGTAAACCGACTGAGTCAGACATGGGAG AAGTTGCCTACCAAGTTTAAGAAGTTCTACGCTGAGTTTGAGAGCATGATG GACCCGTCCAGAAACCATCGATCCTACCGACTAACTGTTACGAAGCTCGAGCCGCCAATAATCCCATTTATGCCCCTCCTACTTAAAG ATATGACTTTTACACATGAAGGCAACAAGACATTCATTGACAGCATGGTCAATTTTGAGAAAATG CGTATTATAGCGAACACAATTCGACAAGTGAGGCACTGTAGAAGCCAGCCTTTCA ATCCT
- the LOC133488788 gene encoding rap guanine nucleotide exchange factor 4-like isoform X2, whose protein sequence is MESGSNNDRLADKDRMNSDSANKTHNKIPTEKLQRAGKVLRNAILSRAPHMIRDRKYHLKTYRQCCVGTELVDWLVLQSACVLTRSHAVGMWQALLEDQVLSHVDQELGFQDKYLFYRFLDDEEEDTPLPSEEEKRESEEELPETILFLAQIGPDALLRMILRKSPGQRTGDDLEIIYDELLHIKALDHLSNTVKRELASVVIFESHAKAGTVLFNQGEEGTSWYIIQKGSVNVVIYGKGVVCTLHEGDDFGKLALVTDSPRAASIVLREDNCHFLRVDKEDFNRILRDVEANTVRLKEHEQAVLVLEKSPRATTLGSIKYTVISGTPEKILEHFLETMRMDIHHSEPDPAVDDFVLMHCVFMPNSQLCSLLMAHYHAASPPGSEQERLEHALNCKRRALILALRWANTHTFLLLEEPAAILFLEELFGSVSNDSRMLRALKDLLPDLDKVVKLHSEEAKSTKKKTLIRQFSNGEERLQKKQPIRNQDDILLKVYCSDHTYTTVRVAVAATGRELICAVADKLGSTDELVLVHLSSAGEKQILKPNDVSVFSTLSINGRLFACAREQLSSLTPLTDQEGPSAGSMSTFELMSSKDLAYQMTMFDWELFSCVHEHELLYNTFGRQSFRRTTANLDLFLRRFNQVQLWVVTEVCLCAQLSKRVQLLKKFIKIAAHCREFKNLNAFFAIIMGMTNPAVNRLSQTWEKLPTKFKKFYAEFESMMDPSRNHRSYRLTVTKLEPPIIPFMPLLLKDMTFTHEGNKTFIDSMVNFEKMRIIANTIRQVRHCRSQPFNPDICQPNKNQAEVRGYVRKLCVIDNQRALTQLSYRLEPRRT, encoded by the exons ATGGAGAGTGGATCCAACAATGACA gacttGCAGACAAAGACCGCATGAACTCAGACTCTGCAAACAAAACTCACAATAAG ATTCCCACAGAGAAGCTACAGAGAGCGGGTAAGGTTCTCCGCAACGCCATCCTGTCCAGAGCCCCTCACATGATACGCGACAGGAAATATCACCTCAAGACGTACAG ACAATGCTGTGTGGGCACAGAGCTGGTGGACTGGCTTGTGCTGCAGAGTGCATGTGTTCTCACTCGTTCCCATGCTGTTGGCATGTGGCAGGCACTGCTTGAAGATCAGGTGCTGAGTCACG TGGACCAGGAGCTGGGTTTCCAGGACAAGTACCTGTTCTACCGCTTTCTCGATGACGAAGAAGAGGACACGCCGTTGCCAAGTGAGGAGGAGAAGCGGGAGAGTGAAGAGGAACTGCCAGAGACCATTCTCTTCCTCGCTCAGATTGGACCAGATGCACTGCTGCGCATGATCCTCAGGAAGTC GCCGGGTCAGAGGACAGGCGATGACCTAGAGATCATCTATGATGAGCTGCTTCACATCAAGGCCTTAGATCACCTCTCCAACACT GTGAAGAGGGAACTGGCGAGTGTTGTCATCTTCGAGTCACACGCTAAAGCCGGGACTGTGT TGTTCaaccaaggagaagaaggcaCATCGTGGTACATCATCCAGAAGGGCTCCGTCAATGTGGTTATCTATGGCAAG ggggTGGTGTGTACGCTCCATGAGGGTGACGACTTTGGAAAGTTGGCCCTGGTTACAGATTCACCTCGTGCTGCCTCCATTGTCCTGAGAGAGGACAACTGCCACTTCCTTCGTGTAGACAAGGAGGATTTCAACAGGATTCTCAGG GATGTGGAGGCCAATACAGTGCGTTTGAAAGAGCACGAACAAGCTGTGCTGGTCTTAGAGAAGAGTCCTCGAGCCACCACCCTTGGAAGCATCAA GTACACTGTGATCTCAGGCACTCCAGAGAAGATTCTTGAGCACTTTTTGGAGACCATGAGAATGGACATACATCACAGTGAACCAG ACCCAGCAGTGGACGATTTTGTCCTCATGCACTGTGTCTTCATGCCCAACAGCCAGCTGTGCTCGCTACTCATGGCACA CTACCATGCTGCCTCCCCGCCCGGCTCAGAACAGGAGAGGTTGGAGCATGCGCTCAACTGTAAGAGGAGGGCTCTCATTCTGGCTCTGCGCtgggcaaacacacacacattcctccTACTGGAGGAGCCTGCTGCAATTTTGTTCCTCGAG GAGTTATTTGGAAGTGTATCAAATGATTCACGGATGCTCAGAGCATTGAAAGATCTGCTTCCTGACCTGGACAAAGTTGTCaaactaca CTCAGAGGAAGCCAAGTCCACAAAAAAG AAGACTTTAATACGGCAGTTTAGCAATGGGGAAGAGAGGCTGCAGAAGAAACAGCCCATTAGAAATCAAGATGACA TCCTTTTGAAGGTGTACTGCAGTGATCACACATACACCACGGTTCGAGTTGCCGTGGCAGCGACGGGGAGAGAACTGATATGCGCCGTGGCTGACAAACTTGGTTCCACTGACGAGCTCGTGCTGGTTCACCTCAGCTCTGCCGGCG AGAAACAAATCCTGAAACCTAATGATGTGTCCGTGTTTTCCACTCTGAGCATCAACGGGCGATTATTTGCTTGTGCACGAGAGCAACTCAGTAGTCTG ACTCCTCTTACAGACCAAGAGGGACCTTCTGCAGGTTCTATGTCCACTTTTGAGCTGATGAGTTCGAAGGATCTCGCCTATCAAATGACAATGTTTGATTGGGAGCTCTTCAGCTGTGTGCACGAG CACGAACTGCTCTATAACACGTTCGGCCGCCAGAGCTTCAGAAGAACCACAGCCAACCTGGACCTCTTTCTGCGAAGGTTCAACCAGGTTCAGCTGTGGGTGGTCACTGAGGTGTGCCTCTGTGCACAGCTCAGCAAGAGGGTTCAGCTCCTCAAGAAGTTCATCAAGATAGCTGCACA TTGTCGGGAGTTTAAGAACCTGAATGCATTCTTTGCCATCATAATGGGTATGACCAACCCTGCTGTAAACCGACTGAGTCAGACATGGGAG AAGTTGCCTACCAAGTTTAAGAAGTTCTACGCTGAGTTTGAGAGCATGATG GACCCGTCCAGAAACCATCGATCCTACCGACTAACTGTTACGAAGCTCGAGCCGCCAATAATCCCATTTATGCCCCTCCTACTTAAAG ATATGACTTTTACACATGAAGGCAACAAGACATTCATTGACAGCATGGTCAATTTTGAGAAAATG CGTATTATAGCGAACACAATTCGACAAGTGAGGCACTGTAGAAGCCAGCCTTTCA ATCCT